Proteins found in one Plasmodium knowlesi strain H genome assembly, chromosome: 12 genomic segment:
- a CDS encoding protein transport protein YIP1, putative has protein sequence MNYYNQKIINRANSRNDNNDSSLGSNESNLNNLGGNVTNPYVNKKIYEGSYNKPINNVIPNAPFENNFYQSSATAVPKGFNFTQNSGIGSVNHNQNHNNVVTSPFNNPPSANEDAATSGESFFGNFMSANKNKLKNDVPKREEDEEEEEEELPLLEELGINFDLISKRMKSVFMFYKIDDTLFENSDLSGPLIIVLALGFILLLAGKASFSYIYLIGIVSSLSIYLLLNMMSQNLTLDLYRTISMLGYALLPLVILSFISIIINLRSKKGYTISFCCISWSALTASRFFEVALRMNRQRYLVAYPIFLLYSCFALIIIF, from the exons ATGAACTATTACaaccaaaaaataataaaccGTGCGAATAGCCGAAATGATAATAACGACTCTAGTCTTGGGTCCAACGAAAGTAATCTGAACAACCTAGGCGGCAACGTTACAAACCcatatgtaaataaaaaaatatatgaaggTAGCTACAACAAGCCAATTAACAATGTAATCCCAAATGCCCCCTTTGAAAATAACTTCTACCAAAGCAGTGCCACTGCGGTACCAAAAGGATTCAACTTCACACAGAATAGCGGAATCGGCAGCGTAAACCATAACCAAAATCACAACAACGTGGTGACCAGCCCATTCAACAACCCGCCAAGTGCTAATGAAGATGCGGCCACAAGCGGGGAATCGTTCTTTGGAAATTTTATGTcagcaaataaaaataaattaaaaaatgatgtacCTAAACGAgaagaggatgaagaagaggaagaagaagaacttcCCCTCCTGGAAGAACTAGGAATTAATTTTGATTTAATTTCCAAAAGGATGAAATCTGTTTTTATGTTTTACAA AATTGACGATACGTTGTTCGAAAATTCAGATTTATCCGGGCCTCTAATAATTGTCCTCGCCCTGGGGTTCATACTTCTCCTG GCCGGAAAAGCCTCCTTCAGTTACATCTACCTGATCGGAATTGTCAGCAGCCTGAGCATATATCTTCTCCTTAACATGATGAGCcag AATCTGACGCTGGACCTGTACCGCACGATAAGCATGCTTGGCTATGCACTACTTCCACTGGTCATTTTATCCTTCATTTCAATAATTATCAATTTGAG GTCAAAGAAGGGGTACACCATATCCTTCTGTTGTATATCCTGGTCGGCCCTCACGGCGTCACGCTTTTTCGAAGTg GCTCTCCGGATGAACAGGCAACGATACCTTGTGGCCTACCCGATATTCCTTCTCTACTCCTGCTTTGCcttaattataattttttag
- a CDS encoding pre-mRNA-splicing factor ISY1, putative, with protein MARNVEKGRSMLNQWLKAKELSEQKSFFKIPKRVNEVEDLETAVSCRRHIIKEICNKIKEIQNYSLSDQHIRELNDQINKLISIKNKWEIRIIELGGPDYQTESNTLINAHCSELKGNNNYKYFGAAKNLKGVKELLLKENDDRKKFILKKKKENRFFDKYVNIHYFGYCDDQNEMLLREELKMQDQLEKKDLKTLKRMRSLKNYN; from the exons ATGGCGCGGAACGTTGAGAAGGGAAGGTCGATGCTGAATCAGTGGCTGAAGGCCAAGGAGCTGAGTGAACAgaaaagtttttttaaaattcccaAGAGGGTTAACGAAGTGGAAGATTTGGAGACTGCTGTGTCGtg CCGCAGACATATCATCAAAGAAATATGCAACAAGATAAAGGAAATCCAAAACTACAGTTTGAGCGACCAACATATAAGGGAGCTGAACGaccaaataaataaattaatttccATCAAAAATAAGTGGGAAATTCGTATAATAGAG ctcGGTGGCCCGGACTACCAAACGGAGTCCAACACACTAATCAACGCGCACT GTAGCGAGCTGAAGGGAAACAACAACTACAAGTACTTCGGGGCGGCGAAAAACTTGAAGGGCGTCAAGGAACTACTATTAAAGGAAAACGATGATCGGAagaaattcattttaaaaaaaaaaaaggaaaacaggtTTTTCGATAAGTATGTAAATATTCATTACTTCGGTTATTGTGATGATCAAAATGAAATGCTACTGAGGGAAGAATTGAAAATGCAGGATCaactcgaaaaaaaagatttaaaaacattaaaaaggatgaggtcactaaaaaattataattaa
- a CDS encoding histone deacetylase, putative, giving the protein MKITKEKRNIRFEYELDKMKKKKKDNILILNIINSKINYICYILKSDYRHMINDVSYENKCSLETCFYYCKAYITFLLLYYPYLHNYLKCLRSNNLRIYKNFYKYILNFPNNFCSLIFKLKILDELKKKDALNSSNDYYHGEGLYDGENIPPTLASTDITPAHLQITMVNFFDAFSKESYIKNLFSRIYVKKYHKRIFKILKIVLFYHSLPVFSFSPMFFRRYHRGKGKGRKNIFQVSAHEGKEKKKLLLRKRKDIHNRLPFRRRYFKTPFFKHVEVPTIYMDDDDSITKLLVKKKLVKIRKKKKSENKGEDAFLSDNSGSVSSEKSLSCLSDSEEEREVNAFLGKEVNVPQEENAGMAAMYSNVGACAMEGGCDKETGTHEERIHFMESTKNEHPSDVYIEEKNNNLEASTPGKGHSSQRPCMKENFLEFVQYERRKNKSKKEMEYTYGNYVLKDIQKYLKEEMKTDAKMERKKIYLHQVWKYKVNFDERDDNENTLIHKACLVSNTKIIFLLLRLNVNLMIYNDKCELPVHCTLYNCDAYLFLLLLHNTVEYLFFFYLSAYRGGGRSTKRVSSKKTIPTKCPSNPVDPKEDDTTLKRELEEEKEVQRKQTLLNEGKTEGTGEECPTRKAKKRGSKYIKGGFFYHKKINSVFVTSVVKLYLSLMVKIIELGNFEFLKILYNYNKNIFCYILHRRDMCYFLCSFASMYNCMNVFLRQCDGILQCESCVGVRRKRKNDETTQGGKYAFTVRKNRLSNEATQVEGAHNDDSVNKVEDAHHVDSARTVTDAKRRVRCFPVKKRIDRQNGVEIFYSSQCAKHIFVPEPSDHPYVRNKIKTNIPENSSRLDVLISDKHGILKLNTFVNFKLKKVERNATANDILRVHDISYLKMLLRRIKRCNLNEYDHVNMYDNFLENTKKNKKNYLALSLDDLNGSASFAMSDHMDILKSSEIISSVCEEEESEFMQSSNEVGNECFNIGVLSANKQEGEGVVSTVKKNTKEDDREVEIPNRSVSPGMKENPGGNVQSKKWHSANSGKEKVDKLILLDNDTFVNKHSFNCALNASGIVLEAVDYIYRKRKKKKKIFCVVRPPGHHLGTYGAAQFNLTDEDRAAGSQGFCLLNNIAIGMAYAKYKYERFERIAVIDFDIHHGNGTEQIIRNLGLKKIRVNEYVDIYSWKGWKDKNDRKNVFFSSIHAFDGYFYPGTGNDTVELEPYIINVTLKKNMNEENFLELFHDNILIHLYHFRPNLLFLSAGFDGHKLDFVNNGFVKKNTSTYFHMTNLILCLQNKLRFPIISVLEGGYNTSSDMASVFSFSVLEHLLSFYYNDVLFTATPRARNLARGARMKNEHNRNSVSGMKSSTRLRRRGILKFPHICVGKKKMDTMFKKYFTLFKEKTKETENLNLTKCVRDYENYLKHFDEKQNGVKKKVNFFLSKHMKYFDSLLYQRRALHFCNLGNISLPFEAYFYQVMHHFKILLEEKEVAKMGAMDMSTNSKEFFSVLNNPSDLPDLDSAYVQRHPETRFEMTNMWEPS; this is encoded by the exons ATGAAGATtacaaaggagaaaagaaatatcaGGTTCGAGTACGAACtcgacaaaatgaaaaaaaaaaaaaaagataatatattaatactaAATATCATTAAtagcaaaataaattatatctgttatatattaaaaagtgATTATAGGCACATGATTAATGATGTGAGCTATGAAAATAAGTGTTCCCTTGAAACCTGCTTCTACTATTGCAAGGCCTACATCACGTTCCTACTGCTCTATTATCCTTACCTACACAATTATTTGAAATGCCTTCGAAGTAACAACCTCAGaatatacaaaaatttttacaagtacattttaaattttccgaACAATTTCTGTTCtctcatttttaaattgaagATTCTGGACGAACTCAAGAAAAAAGATGCACTAAATTCAAGCAATGATTATTACCATGGGGAGGGTCTTTACGACGGTGAAAATATTCCCCCTACATTGGCATCCACAGATATAACCCCTGCGCATCTTCAAATTACAATGGTCAATTTCTTCGATGCGTTTTCGAAGGAaagttatataaaaaatttattttctcgcATTTACGTGAAGAAATACCACAAGCGGATTTTTAAGATCCTGAAAATTGTgcttttttatcattccttGCCagtgttttctttttctccaatgTTTTTTCGAAGGTACCataggggaaaaggaaaggggaggaaaaatatattccaaGTTTCTGCGCatgaggggaaggagaagaagaagcttctgttgaggaagaggaaggataTCCATAATAGACTGCCATTCAGGAGAAGGTACTTTAAGAcgccattttttaaacatgTAGAGGTACCCACCATCTACATGGATGACGACGATAGCATTACCAAATTactcgttaaaaaaaaacttgtaaaaattaggaagaaaaaaaaaagcgaaaacaAAGGAGAGGATGCATTTTTGTCAGACAACAGTGGTAGTGTAAGCAGTGAAAAAAGTCTAAGTTGTTTAAGTGATTCGgaagaggaaagagaagTAAACGCCTTCTTGGGAAAAGAAGTGAATGTTCCACAGGAGGAGAACGCTGGGATGGCTGCAATGTATAGTAACGTTGGTGCGTGTGCGATGGAGGGGGGATGCGACAAAGAGACGGGTACACATGAGGAGAGGATTCATTTTATGGAGTCTACCAAAAATGAACACCCATCAGATGTATacatagaggaaaaaaacaataactTGGAGGCGTCTACACCAGGAAAGGGTCATTCCTCCCAGAGACCATGCATGAAAGAAAACTTCCTTGAATTTGTTCAATacgaaaggagaaaaaataaatcgaaaaaggaaatggaataTACATATGGAAATTACGTATTGAAGGATATACAGAAGTATCtaaaagaggaaatgaaaacagATGCAAAGATGGagcggaagaaaatatatttacatcaAGTGTGGAAATACAAAGTAAATTTTGACGAAAGGGATGATAATGAAAATACGCTCATACATAAAGCCTGCTTAGTTtcaaatacaaaaataattttcttacTTCTACGTTTGAATGTGAATTTAATGATTTACAATGACAAGTGTGAGTTGCCCGTGCACTGCACTTTGTACAATTGCGACGCgtacctttttctccttctgctgCATAATACGGTAGagtatctttttttcttttatctaAGCGCCTATCGTGGGGGAGGAAGGTCAACAAAACGAGTGTCGTCAAAGAAGACAATACCAACGAAGTGCCCCTCAAACCCGGTCGACCCCAAAGAAGACGACACAACATTGAAGCGCGAattggaggaggaaaaagaggtACAAAGGAAGCAGACTTTACTGAATGAGGGAAAGACGGAAGGAACAGGAGAGGAATGCCCCACaagaaaggcaaaaaaaagaggctcCAAATACATAAAGGGAGGATTCTTTtaccacaaaaaaattaacagcGTTTTTGTCACCTCTGTTGTGAAGCTGTACTTGAGCCTAATGGTGAAAATTATCGAATTAGGAAAtttcgaatttttaaaaattttatacaattataataagaatattttttgctACATTTTGCATAGGAGGGATATGTGCTACTTCCTGTGCTCCTTTGCTTCCATGTACAACTGTATGAATGTTTTTTTGAGGCAGTGCGATGGGATCTTGCAGTGTGAGTCATGTGTTGGGGTGcgtagaaaaaggaaaaacgatGAGACGACGCAAGGGGGAAAGTATGCCTTCACGGTGCGGAAAAACAGACTTTCCAACGAGGCTACGCAAGTGGAAGGCGCACACAACGATGACAGTGTGAACAAAGTGGAAGATGCACACCATGTGGACAGTGCGCGTACGGTGACCGACGCGAAAAGAAGAGTCAGATGCTTCCCTGTGAAGAAGCGAATCGACCGGCAAAACGGGGTAGAAATATTCTACTCAAGCCAATGCGCCAAGCACATCTTTGTGCCAGAGCCGAGCGACCATCCATACgtgagaaataaaattaaaacgaACATACCGGAAAATTCTAGCAGGTTAGATGTCCTAATATCAGATAAGCATGGCATATTAAAACTGAATACATTTGTTAACTTTAAGTTGAAGAAGGTGGAAAGGAATGCAACGGCCAACGACATTTTAAGGGTTCACGATATTTCTTACCTGAAAATGTTACTGAGAAGGATAAAGAGGTGCAATTTGAATGAATACGATCATGTCAATATGTAcgataattttttggaaaacacgaaaaagaacaagaagAATTATCTTGCCTTATCATTGGATGATTTGAATGGGAGCGCAAGCTTTGCTATGTCAGACCATATGGATATTTTAAAGAGCAGCGAAATTATCAGCTCCGTTTgcgaagaagaggaaagcgAATTTATGCAAAGCTCCAATGAGGTTGGGAACGAGTGTTTCAACATAGGCGTTCTGTCTGCGAATAAacaagaaggggaaggggtaGTTTCCACGGTGAAGAAGAATACGAAGGAGGATGATAGAGAAGTAGAAATACCAAATCGAAGTGTCAGCCCAGGTATGAAGGAAAACCCAGGAGGAAATGTGCAAAGTAAAAAGTGGCACAGCGCAAAtagtggaaaggaaaaagtggacaAATTAATTCTTCTGGACAATGACACCTTCGTAAATAAACACTCCTTTAACTGCGCACTGAATGCTAGTGGAATTGTTTTAGAAGCGGTGgactatatatataggaagagaaaaaaaaaaaaaaaaattttttgcgttGTTAGACCCCCAGGTCATCATCTTGGAACATACGGCGCTGCTCAATTTAATCTAACCGATGAAGATAGAGCAGCTGGCAGTCAAGGATTTTGTTTGTTGAATAATATAGCGATTGGGATGGCGTACGCAAAGTATAAATACGAAAGGTTCGAACGTATCGCTGTGATAGATTTTGACATTCACCATGGAAATGGAACAGAACAAATTATCCGAAATTTGGGATTAAAGAAAATTAGAGTTAATGAATACGTGGATATTTATAGTTGGAAAGGATGGAAGGATAAGAATGATAGGAAAAACGTATTCTTCAGTTCGATTCACGCATTTGATGGGTACTTTTACCCTGGAACAGGAAACGACACAGTGGAGTTGGAACCCTACATAATTAATGtaactttgaaaaaaaatatgaatgaagaaaattttctggAATTGTTTCACGACAATATATTAATTCATTTATATCATTTCCGACCAAATCTACTATTCCTATCAGCTGGTTTTGATGGGCATAAACTGGATTTTGTGAACAACGGctttgtgaagaaaaatactTCCACCTACTTTCATATGACAAACTTGATTTTGTGTCTTCAGAATAAATTGCGTTTTCCCATTATTAGTGTACTCGAAGGAGGGTACAACACCTCCAGTGATATGGCATCCGTATTCAGTTTCTCCGTTCTGGAGCACCTTCTCTCTTTCTACTACAACGATGTACTGTTTACGGCTACCCCCAGAGCACGTAACTTGGCTCGGGGCGCTCGAATGAAGAATGAGCATAACAGAAATTCTGTCAGCGGAATGAAGAGCAGCACACGGTTAAGAAGACGAGGCATTTTGAAATTCCCACATATCTGCgtggggaagaaaaaaatggataccatgttcaaaaaatattttactctttttaaagaaaagacGAAAGAAACTGAAAATTTGAATTTGACGAAATGTGTGAGAGattatgaaaattatttgaagCATTTTGATGAGAAGCAGAATGgagtgaaaaagaaagtcaacttttttctctctaaacatatgaaatattttgatAGTTTGCTTTACCAACGGCGGgctttacatttttgcaacttGGGGAATATTTCCCTTCCATTTGAGGCCTACTTTTACCAAGTCATGCATCATTTTAAGATTCTCCtcgaagaaaaggaagtcGCCAAGATGGGTGCGATGGATATGTCAACCAATTCGAAGGAGTTTTTCTCCGTACTCAACAACCCCTCAGACTTGCCCGATTTGGACTCTGCCTATGTTCAGCG GCACCCCGAGACACGGTTTGAAATGACTAACATGTGGGAACCCAGCTAG